Part of the Candidatus Thiothrix putei genome, CTTTATTCTGCATGGGGCATCCAGCCAGATGAGGCAGTAGCAGGAGGTTTATCAATCACCCGCTCATCTGCACTCAAACCAGAAACCACTTCTACTTTGCCATCTTCTTGTTCAGCGCCCAGTCTAACCAAGCGTAATTCGGAGGTATTATCATTTTTTACCACTAGCACACTCGGAAGGCTGCGCCCTTTGAGCAATGCAGTTTTAGGGATCACCACAACTTTAGCATCACCGGCTTTACCCTCTGGCAAATAGACTTCGGCATACATGCCAGGAGCAGCTACCGAATCCACCGGCAAATCGAATTTAACCGTTACCGTATGGCGACTCGGATCAGCCACAGGATAAATTTGTGAAACCTTCACCATTATCGTGGTTTTACTGTCAATTTTAGCAGGAACCAACATTCCTTCGCTCAAATTACTCACCAAACCGGAAGGCACATCCGCCTGTAAGCGTTTGTACTTAACATAACCAAACTTAATTAACGGCTGACCGGGTTGTACCGTATCACCAGCCTCAACCATTTTTTCCAATACAATACCATCAAAAGGAGCAATGGATTTAGCATCACGCAAACCTGCATCAATTTCCTGCAACTGCGACATCGCCTGCTGTAAATTACTTTGTGCTTGCGAAACCCCCGTTGCACTACTCATCAGATCAGAATAACGCCCCATGTCAGAGTCATAATTACCCATCATAGAGTCAGCAAACGGCCGAACCATCGCCATATCAAACATAGCGGGTAATCCAAAACCCGGCATCGTACCAATATCTTTACTACGCGGAGAAATCATCTCGCGGGTATATTGTGCTTGAGCGTTTTGTAACGCCGCTTGTGCGATAGAAATTTGCGCAAATACCGCATTGCGTTTCGCCACCAATTGAGATTCATCAATACGAACAATCACATCACCTTGCTTAAAACTCGAACCTGCCTCGCCAGCAACTAATTTGACTGCCCCAGGAACTTGGGCAGACAATGTTACCTCTCTGTATGGGATAACCGTACTTCCCAATACAGAGCGAGACAATGAAGTGACAGTTTCTACACGCACGATCTCAGCCGCCTGCACTACAGCAGGTAGCCAGCCGATAATGCCAAGCACTAGCAGCAATCTCAGTGTATTTGTTCTTATACTCATCGGCGGTCAGGTTTCCTCAAAGCGGCATGATCTCAAAGGCACGCAAGAGGAATGTCCCGACTGCAACCAGTGCACTCGCTCCTCTCCATCCCCTCTCAACAATCTAGGCAGAACTATATCGTTTAAACTCCCTGAATTCCAGTCGCCCACCAATGAATATTAGCAATCTCTTATAAATATATACCAAAAACGCGCCTAAGCACACCAAAGCGTTTGTGCCGCAAAGAAAACTCGACTGCCATCAATGTCGCCCGCTCTTTAGGCAACTCATCCTTAAACTCACCACCCCGCACAGACAAAAAACGAAAACGCGGCTCACCTTCCAGTCCCTCTAATAAAGTCAGGGACACCGGTGTCGCCCCTTCAACATGGTCAACCAAGTTCCATGTCTGCCGCAGCAGCTTACCGTCTTCAAGTACGTAACGAACCCGCTGCAAACCACTACGCATTTGCCCCGAAGCACGCAATTGCCAGGCCACATCAGGATGACCACCGCGTGTAAACTCAAGCAACGCACCCAAATCTTCAGGCTTAACAATACTGCTATTAGCAAGACCAACATCCTGCCCAATCCCCCCGGCACTCTGCGGGCGCAACAAAGCCAGTTGACGCATATCCCGTTCGACAAACACCATCGCCCGCTGTAATTGCTGCAATTCAACTTGCGGCTGCTCAACCTGACGCCCCGCATCCAGCAACACATTAACAGACTGATACGCCAACGTAATCAGCAAGGAAAAAATAGCCAGCGAAATCATCAACTCAACCAAGGTAAAACCACGGATACGCCTCATTGCCCCTGACTCCGCATCTTTGGCTGGGGATTAGCCACATAAGCCACCTCAACCGCGAGAATTTGCTGTGCCTGCCCCTCACGAAACACACTAACTTTCACTTTACGTAAATCAGGGTCAGGCGTCGCTAAAATTTCCTGCTGCCATTGCCAAGCCCCCTCCCCCATTTCAGCTACCCCCTCAGACTTACCTGTTGCAGGAAAGCCTTTGCCTGTTTGCACCGCCGCAATTTGATTAAAAGCCACCCAACGTGCCAACGTAGTGTCTTTCATACGGTTATAGCTAGCAAAATCACCGCTACTGGTTTCCACACTGACCGAGATCACCAACCCCAGTAACAGCAACGCAAACATGATTTCGATTAAGTTAAAACCTTGCTGGCGCATTTCAACCAGCCTCCGTGGCTAAATCCACTAAGCGACCTACATTATCGAACTGAACAACACCCTCTCGCTGCGCGTTATCCCGCAAATGCCATTCAAACGGCATCATCTCACCCGTCGGCAAAATAAAAACCTGTGGGCGGATTTTGTCATTATCCGGCAAGCTAACCGCTTGCCCTTGCAGATACAGCACCTGCTCATAACTCCCTCGCCAAGTGTAGGCTTGCAACAAACCATCTTTATCAATCGGTTCCCATTGAAGCTGGTCGTTCTGGGCAAAAAAAGCATAGCCATTTTCCCCAAAACCCAATGCCAATGCCTGTGAACGCACAATACTTTCATCTTGAGCCATTTGCACACGCTCACGCAAACGCGTCACTTCTTCATTCAGCGGATCAGACACCGACAAATTCAACATCGAACCCGCTAACGCATATAAAATGCCGATCACCATAATAACGATCATCATTTCCAGCAGGGAAAATCCCTGCTGGCGGGTTTGCCTGCACTTATAACTGCCAGCTACCCACATCATCTTCTGTACCTTCACGTTTATCCGGCCCAATACTATAAACGTCGATTTCACCGCCACGAGTGCCCGGATTCAGGTAACGGTAGTCATTACCCCAAGGGTCTTTAGGCAAATCTTTCATGTACTGACGCCAACGCGGTGCATTACCCGGATTCGTCACCAACGCACCCAACGCGCCAGATGGTGGGAAAACACCATTATCCGCACGGTACATTTCCAGTTTAATTTTCAAATCACCGACTTCTTTTTTTGCTTTCAGGTTTTGTGCATCCCCCATAACATTCAGGTTACTGAACACCAATCCCAACAAAATGCCGATGATCACAATCACGATCATCAACTCCGTTAAGGAAAAACCTACCTGACTTGGCTTACCCCGCCCCGCCTTACTGATACTCATGCCCTTTAGTCCTCATAAACAAGATTTCGTAGTTGCGATTCTGGCATACTGTTTACCATGTTGCACACTTTAGACATCAGTAAACCCACCCGACAATGCGTCAACACCTGCATTATTGCCATCATTTTCACGGTGTTGCTGCCATTATTACAGTTTTTTCATGACGAATTACTGTACCACCGCCATTGGATTGTCGCCGGAGAATACTGGCGTATCTGGTCAGGTAGCTTAGTGCACACTAATTTTTGGCATTTAGCGCTCAATCTTGCAGGCTTATGGCTATTGGCTTTTATTGCACCACTGCCATTCAGCAAAAGTATTCAGCTTATACAGATCGCTTTTTTAACGAGCTGTGTAGGAGCAGGTTTGTGGTGGCTCAACCCCGAATGGGTTTGGTATGCAGGCTTTTCGGGTACGCTTTACGGTCTATTCATGCTCGGCGGCATTCACCTACTGCAACAACGAGACTGGCTGATGGCAGCTCTCATCCTGCTTGGCTTAGGTGGCAAAACTGTGTGGGACTGGTGGTCAGGGGGAGAATCAGCCTCTGCCAGCCTAATCGAAGCACCTGTTATTTACGCTGCTCACCTTTATGGCATGGCAGGCAGTCTATTGCTGAGCATACCAACATTACTTAGCAACCTAAGCAAACGATGAATTACGCACAGCAACTGTGGCAAACATTAAGCCATAGCCTTACCCCTTATTGTGCCTTTTGCTGTGAGCAACGTCTTCCTAACTACCCACTCTGCGAACACTGCCATGCGGATTTGCCCTGGCTATTACCGGAACAGAACGTGCCCTTACCCGGCTGCATTAACAGTCTCAGTGCATTTGCTTACCAACCACCGATTAGCAACCTGTTACTCGGCATCAAATTTGGTAAGAATCTGCGCGAAATCGCCACGCTAGGTGAATTAACCGCCACAGGCATTTTGGCACAATTAACAACAAGTCCCGAGGCCATTCTCCCCGTACCATTGCACACAGCAAGACTACACAAACGCGGTTTTAATCAAGCCCTAGAACTCGCTCGCCCGTTAGCCAAGCAACTGAATATCCCACTGTTGAATCACGCGATTACACGCAGCAAATTCACCTTACCCCAAACAGAACTGGACTCCAGCCAACGTCAACGCAATGTACACGCGGCCTTCCAGTTACAATCGCCACTCACCTACCGACACATTGCCATTTTCGATGACGTCATCACCACAGGCTCAACTGCCCGCGAACTGGCCTCTTTATTGCTGGCACAGGGTATTGAACAGGTTGACATCTGGTCATGCGCCCGTGCCATCTTACGGCAAAAGCATGAACTCACGCCCCAAATCGACTACCATTAACATTAACCAAGATAAACGGAAACCAATACCCATGATTCGCAGCATGACGGCTTTTTCTCACCGCGAACTGACTATTGAGCACGGCACGCTCCAATGGGAAGCCCGCACAGTCAACCACCGCTACCTCGACATCAGTTTACGTCTGCCAGAAGAGTTTCGCAGTCAAGAAAACAGTTTCCGGGACATTATCCAAGGCAGTCTCAAACGTGGCAAATTTGAAGCCAGCCTACGCTTTACCCCGACAACTGGAAATACCAGCGAAATCCACATCAACGAACCACTCGCTCGCGCCCTGATTATTGCCTGCCGCCAGTTAGAAACCATCACTAACAACCCCGAACCCCTCAAAGCAGTAGACATATTGCGCTGGCCTGGCGTTACTCAAGACGCCACCCCGGACAAAGACGTCCTCACAGCTCATGCTAAAGCCTTGCTGCAAGACACCTTAGATGACTTGCTGGAAATGCGTGAACGTGAAGGCAAACGCCTCGCCGATTTCATTTACCAGCGTCTCGACCAAATTGCTGAGATTACCGTGCGTATCCGCAAGCACCGCCCCAGCATCATCTCAGCCCAACGTGAAAAAATCCTCAGTCGCATTGAAGAACTCAAAATATCACCGGATTACAACCGAATCGAACAAGAACTCGTCATCCTTGCCCAACGACTAGACGTAGAGGAGGAACTCGACCGTCTTATGGCGCATTTGGACGAAATCAACGCCGTACTAGAACGCGATGAGCCAGTCGGGCGACGCCTAGATTTCCTAATGCAAGAACTTAACCGAGAGGCTAACACCCTTTCCTCAAAGTCCAACGATTCCGACACGACTCAAGCGGCAGTTGACCTCAAAGTCATGATCGAACAAATGCGCGAGCAAGTACAAAATATCGAGTAAGGCCAAAAAATACATAAAAAAACCTCTTGAATCCCGATGCCGCACCTCCATATTCGCGTTAAGTTAATGAAACCATTCACAATGGAGGTTAAACCATGAACATGACACGTTATGAACCTTGGTCAGTATTAAACCAATTGCAACGCGAAATGGACAGCCTGCTGCGTCGTGATTCAGACACCACCAGCCCAGTCAGCGACTGGACACCAGCGGTAGACATTCGTGAAACGGCAGATGCCTGGTTAATCCACACCGATATTCCGGGTGTTAAAGTGGAAGACATTGAAATACACATGGAAAATGGCGTATTGTCCATCAGCGGTAAACGTGAACTGGATAACACGGAAGAAAAAGAAGGTTACAAGCGCGTTGAGCGGGTGCGAGGGCGCTTTCATCGCCGCTTCAGCCTGCCGGATACGGCTAACGGTGATAAAATCACGGCCAAGTGCAACAATGGGGTGCTGGATATTACCATTCCCAAACAAGAAAAGGTTTTGCCCCGCAAAATTGAGGTACAAATCGAATCTTAATAGGCTCAGATAAAGACATACTTCGTCAGAAAACGCCGCCTATGCGGCGTTTTTTGTCGTAGACTCTGCGACAGAGGTATTAGATGGAATACAAAGACTATTACAAAACTTTAGGCGTTGAACGCAATGCGGATCAGGATAGCATCAAAAAAGCGTTCCGGCGCATGGCAGCTAAATATCACCCTGATCGCAATCAGGACAAGGGCGCGGAAGCACGCTTCAAAGAAATTAATGAAGCTAACGAAGTCTTGAGTGACCCAAGCAAACGCGCCCGTTATGACCAACTGGGCGCAGATTGGCGTGCGGGTCAGAATTTCAAACCGCCACCCAACTGGGGCAATAGCTCTCAGTTTGATGCCTCGTTTTTTGAAGACATTGCCCGGCGCGGATTCAACCATCAACAATCCGCCTCTGGATTCAGTGATTTTTTTGAAGGTTTATTTGGTGGTTCCCGACGCCCGGCCAATGGCACTGCCAACACCTCTCATGCTGCACAGTCTGCTTCTACTTTAGAAATTGATATAGAAGACATCTACCGGGGACTAAAAACCATTCGGCTACCAACGGGAGACAACGTACAAATACGCATTCCCCCAGATATATCGGATGACAAAAGAATCCGTATTCCCGGTAAAGGCTCACATGGCTCGGATGTTTACCTGAAAGTAAGGCTTAAGGAGCACCCCCTGTATCGACGCGAAGGTAGCCACATCTACCTCGACTTACCCATTACTCCTTGGGAAGCCGCGCTAGGAGAGACCATCACCGTAAAAACCCTAGCAGGCAAAATCAGTCTAAAAATCCCCCCCGGCTCCCAATCAGGCAGAAAAATGCGCTTAAAGGGACGTGGCATTGCAGGGCAGGAAACAGGGGACTTGTATATCGTACTGCAAGTTCATACACCTCCTGCTGATACAGCAGAGCAAAAAGAGTATTATGCCAAAATGAAAACGCTGTTCACGTGGAACCCCCGACAGCACATAAGTTGACAAGGAACCTTATCCACGGATAACTGTCTGAAAACATTGAACACCCCATACCGAGAACAGTAGAATATGGTTATGCTTCCCATCACACGCAAGATAGTTTTATTAGCAGCGTTTGTATTGCCCATTGCCTCGCCCAATGCTGTCTTTGCTGCATTGCCAACAGAAATCAATGGGCAAGCACTTCCTTCTCTGGCAACGATGTTAGAGAAAATTACACCTGCTGTTGTCAATATTGCCACGGAAGGACGCCAGCCAATTAATGACTCGCTACTCAATGACCCCTTTTTCAAGCGTTTTTTTGGCGATGCCCCGCCCGGCGAACGGCGGATTAATGGTACTGGCTCAGGGGTCATTATTCATGCTCAACGTGGGCACATTTTAACAAATTCTCATGTTATCGAGAATGCTGATGCTATCCACATTACCTTAAAAGACGGGCGCAAGTATTTGGCAGAAGTCGTTGGTATCGACCCCCGTGCTGATTTAGCGGTATTACAAATCCCGGCAGAACGCTTAACTGACATGCGTTTTGGTGATTCAGATCGTTTGCGCGTCGGGGACTTCGTAGTCGCGATAGGCAACCCTTACAGCATTGGTCAAACAGTAACATCCGGCATTATTAGTGCGCTACACCGTAATCCCGGCATCAGTGAATACGAGAATTTTATTCAAACTGACGCCCCCATCAACTTAGGTAACTCAGGTGGTCCTCTCGTTAATTTAAATGGCGAGTTGATCGGTATAAATACAGCAATACTGGGGGATCAAGGCGGTGGTAATTTAGGTATTGGCTTTGCTGTCCCCATCAACACTGCTGCGGGTGTTATCACACAGATTATCCAGTACGGAAGTGTTGAACGTGGTCAACTAGGCGTCGAAGTACAAGATATTGATGCCGAAATGGCACGTAACTTTGGCATGAAACCCAATGAGGGGGCGATTATCAACCAAATTCTCCCCGGGTCTCCTGCTGAAAAAGCCGGTATTGAGGCAGGTGACATCATCACACGGTTAAACAGTAGAAATGTTCAAAGCGCTGTTGATGTTAAAAACATCATAGGTGATTTACGGGTAGGCTCAGAAGTACATATGACATTGTTGCGGGGAGGGCGTCCTAGGAACATAACTGTCATCATTGCCCCGTCAACGCTGGAAAGATCAGCAATCCCAAGGCACACTGAGAATCTTCAGAGCGCCGCTAATAAGCCGTTCTGGGAGAAAGGTTTACGCTAAACTATATAACTTGGCAGCTCCCAAAAGAGAGCAGGCTTATCATATAAGACGCCAAGACCATTAAAGTATTTTATTTTTACAATACTTAGAAATGCGTTACTATTCGAAACAGATACTTCAAAAATATTTTTGATTTTATGAAAAGTTTCCGTGAAGTATCAAGAAATACACTAGGTGATGCTTAAGCCCGGCATCAGTATTTCTTGTTTACGGACACAGGTTTGGTGTCCCCAATCCAGACCTGTTCGTTAAACCCCGGCTTTTTAGACCCCCTGTTTGGCCGGGGTTCCTTTTTCCTACAGGAAGAAGGATACCCTTAACGAAATGAACTCTTCCTGAATAAGCACCGTTAAATATCCTTGCCCAACCATTTATCCAGAATACCCCAGCATTCGTCCAGCCCTTGCTTGTTAAGTGCAGAAAATGTTTGTACTGAAGCTATGCCGTAATCAGCCAAAGCCTTGCGTACTTGTAACAGCACATTCATCCCCGCACCGCGAGTTAATTTATCTGACTTATTCAGCAACACATGCACCGGCAACATTCTGTTGCGTGCCCAACGCAACATCGCCTGATCGTAATCCGTCATTGGATGTCGAATATCCATCACCAACACCATTCCGCGTAAGGTATTCCGCTGCGTCAAATACGACTCGATGAATTTCTGCCATTCCAACTTAACCACTTCCGGTACTTTTGCATAACCGTAACCGGGCAAATCCACCAAAAAATGGGTATCCGGTAACTGAAAAAAGTTAATTAACTGGGTTCTACCTGGCGTTTTACTGGTTCTCGCCAATGACTTCTGCGAGCATACCCGATTGATTACACTTGATTTTCCCGCATTGGAACGCCCAGCAAAAGCAATCTCCAAACCACTTTCTGCTGGCAGGGTCTTACGAGTGGTCGCACTTTGTAGAAAAGTTGCTTGTTGGTAATAGTGATTCATAATGTTAGCGTTCTCTAATATTTTTTGCGGAATACAAGCAGAATATGTTGTACAATCCATTCGTTTTTTTCAGAATACCTTTCCCGTTACCGCGAAAGGGTGACACTGGAAAAGCTGTAGAGCGTGTGGATTATGGTATGCCTGCGTCAGGGTGGGTGCAGATTAAGATGCACTTGGTATGATTGCAAGTAATTGCCGCAACCGCGAGAAGACGGTTAGGCAACGCATCACATTCAGTGAACATGGGGAGTCACCGAGTGTCATGCAAAAATATGACAGATTTTGTAGATATTAGGAGCACTTCGATTATGAAAAAAGTACTCATGCTTGTACTGAGTGGCTTAGCTGTTAGCATCGCTGCCTCTGCTTCGGCAGAAGGTGGCAATGCTGAAGCGGGCAAAACCAAATCCGCGACTTGTGCAGCCTGCCACGGTGCAGACGGCAACAGCGTTAACCCTGAATGGCCCAAATTGGCAGGTCAACACCCAAGCTATATCTTGAAGCAGTTAATGAATTTCAAGAATGATGAGCGTGTTAACCCATCCATGACCCCAATGGCTAAACCATTGAGCGATGCAGACATGGCTGACCTGGCGGCTTACTTCTCCTCTCAAGTAGCAAAAGCAGGCGAAGCAGACCAAACCAAAGTCGCGTTAGGTGAGCAGATTTACAAAGGTGGCAACAATGCCACTGGCGTTGCTGCTTGCGCCGCTTGCCACGGCCCTAACGGGGCAGGCAACCCTGCTGCTAATTTCCCGGCAATCAGCGGTCAACATGTCGCTTACACCAAGCTTCAATTAAATGCTTTCCGCAAAGGTGAACGTGCTAATGATGCTGGCAAAATGATGCGCAACATCGCCGCAGGCATGACTGATGCTGAAATCGAAGCCGTTGCTGAGTATATTGCTGGCTTACAGAAGTGATATTACCATTCGGTAATGCTTTGCTGTAAAACGGGGGGTGGCTTTTGCCACCCTTTGTTGTTTTAATGCATTCACTTTGTCAAGACGATTTTGTGGTATGAGAAACTCGCCAAGCTCCAGTACACGCCTGATCAATTTTTTAGGTTCGATGAATTTAGCCATCAGCTTGTTGGTGGTGGTCGCCATTGCTTCCATCATTGGCACAGTGCTGCAACAGAACCAACCCTACACCAGCTACCAAATCAAATTTGGCCCCTTCTGGTTTGATTTGTTCAAATCATTAGAGCTGTATGATGTGTATTCAGCCTTGTGGTTCTTGGCTATCTTGGCGTTTTTGGTGGTGTCGATTGCCACCTGTGTAGGGCGTAATACCCCCGGTATTATCCGCGAACTACGCCATTTTCGTGAAAATGTGCAGGAAAAATCCCTGCGTGCCATGAAACATCAAGCCGCCATCAACAGCGTGCAAGATGCTACTGTTACACAAGCGTTGGCAACCCGAATTCTACACGCTCAAGGCTTCAAAACCCGTCAAAAAGTGGCTGAAGATCATACCGTTGTAGCAGGTATGAAAGGCAGCGCTAACCATTGGGGTTACTGGCTGACACACCTTGGCATGATTGTTATCTTCCTCGGCGGATTGATGGATAGTCGCCTTCCCATCATGATTGCTGAATGGCAAGGCAATCTGAAACCCGAAACCCGCAATATTCCTGCATCGGAAGTCCCCGCTATTAGCCAATTATCGGACAGCAGTTTTTCTTACCGTGGCTCCGTCGACATACCAGAAGGCAGCCGTGCGAATATTATTTTCCAACCGGTACGTGACGGCTACTTGGTACAGCACTTGCCGTTTGAAGTCGAAGTTAAAGAATTTCGTGTCGAACACTACTCCACCGGGCAGCCCAAATCGTTTGAAAGTGACATTGTGATTCACGACAAAACGCTTGATGCACCGTTGGAAACCACTATTTCCGTGAATCACCCCTTGATTCACAACGGCGTGGCAATCTACCAAGCAAACTTTGGTGATGGCGGTTCGGAACTCAAACTGCGCCTGCATTCACTCAGCAACCGCTATGCCTCGCAAGACGTTGATGGCAAAGTCTTCCGCGACTACACCTTAACCAGCTCCGACCAGCAATATAAACTGGAAATTAATGACTTCCGCCTGTTTAATATCAATGACATGGAAGACAGCAGTGGCAAGATCGAAAAGAAAAATGTTGGCCCCAGTGTTACCTTCAAATTACGTGATGCCACCGGACAAGCGCTCGAATACCAAAACTACATGAACCCCTTGAGTATCAAAGGGCAAAACTATTTCATCAGCGGGGTACGCACCACGCCGAATGAGCCTTTCCGTTATTTGCACATTCCCGTTGACACCAAAGGCAGCATGGAACGCTTTATGCGGTTTTTGTCCAATATACAAAATACCGAATTGGTGAAACAATCCGCGCTCCAGACCACCCGTAACTCCATGCAACAAACCACGGTTGCTGATCCGGCGGTCGAAGCACAAATCGTGGAGTCGATGCAGCGCTTAACCGAACAGTTTGCGACCAAAGGTTCAGAAGGCATCATGGCTGAAATTGCGGCAAAGTTTCCGCAAGATAAGCAAGAAAGCGCCGCCGAAGCTTTCATGAAAGTGCTGAATGCCGCCTTGCGTGAGGTCTATAAAGAGACGCTCAAGCAAGAAGGCATGACCGCTGAACCGACGGAGGCTGACTGGTTATTCTTCGATGATAGCTTACTTGCGATTGATAAATTGCCTGCTTACGGGTCGCCTTGGCTGATCCACATGGACAGCTTTAAACAGATTGAAGCGTCTGGTCTACAAATCACGCGCTCGCCCGGCAAAGATGTGGTTTATTTCGGCAGTCTCATGTTAACAATAGGGGTATTTCTCCTGTTTTACGTGGCGCATCGTAGAATATGGGTATGGATTAAACCGCTGGACAATAATCAAGCGGAAATCGTCCTGGCAGGTAGTAGTAACCGCAATCAGCCAGAATTTGAGCGTTATTTCCAACAGTTGCAGGGCCTGTTCCAGCAAGTGATGAAACAAGAGGTGAAACATGTCGACTCCCCAACAAACCATTGACTCGCTCATTGATCAACCCAGCCTATTCCAGCAACTGCGTTTGTCGGATTGGCTGTGGGCAGCATTAGTCATTGCTGCCAGCGCATGGGTATTCTTTCAATACGGTAGCGTAATGGATGAATACGAAATCGGGATTCTTGCACTGACTGCACCTTCATGGATTGCCTTGGGTTGGTATTGGAAAGCCTTCCGCCCCTATACCATCGCCGTCGCGCTTTTGAGCTTGTTGGGCATTTGGTTGTATGGCGGCAATTACGCCAATGCTGAACAAGTGTTCGGGCTGAAATTTTTAGTCTCCAGCCAATCTGCCGTAATGTGGATGAGCGCTTTATTTGTACTGGCAACGGTGACTTATTTCGCGGGTTTATTCACAAACAATGCATTCACCTTGAAAACCGGTTCAGCCATGACATGGGTTGCCTTGGTAATGGGTTTCACCGGGTTAATGGTACGCTGGTATGAATCTTATCTGATTGACCCTGAATTTGGTCACATTCCCGTTAGCAACCTGTACGAAGTTTTCATTCTATTCTG contains:
- the yihA gene encoding ribosome biogenesis GTP-binding protein YihA/YsxC, coding for MNHYYQQATFLQSATTRKTLPAESGLEIAFAGRSNAGKSSVINRVCSQKSLARTSKTPGRTQLINFFQLPDTHFLVDLPGYGYAKVPEVVKLEWQKFIESYLTQRNTLRGMVLVMDIRHPMTDYDQAMLRWARNRMLPVHVLLNKSDKLTRGAGMNVLLQVRKALADYGIASVQTFSALNKQGLDECWGILDKWLGKDI
- a CDS encoding cytochrome c biogenesis protein ResB, translating into MRNSPSSSTRLINFLGSMNLAISLLVVVAIASIIGTVLQQNQPYTSYQIKFGPFWFDLFKSLELYDVYSALWFLAILAFLVVSIATCVGRNTPGIIRELRHFRENVQEKSLRAMKHQAAINSVQDATVTQALATRILHAQGFKTRQKVAEDHTVVAGMKGSANHWGYWLTHLGMIVIFLGGLMDSRLPIMIAEWQGNLKPETRNIPASEVPAISQLSDSSFSYRGSVDIPEGSRANIIFQPVRDGYLVQHLPFEVEVKEFRVEHYSTGQPKSFESDIVIHDKTLDAPLETTISVNHPLIHNGVAIYQANFGDGGSELKLRLHSLSNRYASQDVDGKVFRDYTLTSSDQQYKLEINDFRLFNINDMEDSSGKIEKKNVGPSVTFKLRDATGQALEYQNYMNPLSIKGQNYFISGVRTTPNEPFRYLHIPVDTKGSMERFMRFLSNIQNTELVKQSALQTTRNSMQQTTVADPAVEAQIVESMQRLTEQFATKGSEGIMAEIAAKFPQDKQESAAEAFMKVLNAALREVYKETLKQEGMTAEPTEADWLFFDDSLLAIDKLPAYGSPWLIHMDSFKQIEASGLQITRSPGKDVVYFGSLMLTIGVFLLFYVAHRRIWVWIKPLDNNQAEIVLAGSSNRNQPEFERYFQQLQGLFQQVMKQEVKHVDSPTNH
- a CDS encoding c-type cytochrome, with protein sequence MKKVLMLVLSGLAVSIAASASAEGGNAEAGKTKSATCAACHGADGNSVNPEWPKLAGQHPSYILKQLMNFKNDERVNPSMTPMAKPLSDADMADLAAYFSSQVAKAGEADQTKVALGEQIYKGGNNATGVAACAACHGPNGAGNPAANFPAISGQHVAYTKLQLNAFRKGERANDAGKMMRNIAAGMTDAEIEAVAEYIAGLQK